The following coding sequences are from one Lolium rigidum isolate FL_2022 chromosome 6, APGP_CSIRO_Lrig_0.1, whole genome shotgun sequence window:
- the LOC124668032 gene encoding gibberellin 2-beta-dioxygenase 3-like — protein MVVLAKAELEQIALPAAQPPLADVRAVDLSAAPGPDRAAAARTLVAACEEQGFFRVTGHGVPQELVRAVEAAAAAFFALPQAEKEGATGEPIGYGCKQIGDGGDLGWIEYLLLCLTSAGTVPAASFPFSTLPCAAAAAAAASLSEPCSPLRELLEEYAAAVRRVACGLLELMAEGLGIEPADAISRLVADTESDNMLRVNHYPPAPVQPGSLLTGFGEHTDPQIISVLRSNGTTGLEIAGHDGAWASVPPDAESFFINVGDALQVLTNGRFRSVKHRVVVSSERSRVSMIFLGGPPPGARLAPLPQLLGDGGGRSRYREFTWKEYKSSSHRGRLVDDRLRPFEN, from the exons ATGGTGGTCCTCGCCAAGGCCGAGCTCGAGCAGATTGCCCTCCCGGCGGCGCAGCCGCCGCTGGCTGACGTCCGCGCCGTGGACCTGTCCGCCGCGCCGGGCCCCGATCGTGCCGCCGCGGCGCGCACGCTGGTGGCTGCATGCGAGGAGCAGGGCTTCTTCAGGGTGACGGGCCACGGCGTGCCGCAGGAGCTGGTGCGCgccgtggaggcggccgcggcggcgttcTTCGCCCTGCCACAGGCCGAGAAGGAGGGTGCCACGGGGGAGCCGATCGGGTACGGCTGCAAGCAGAtaggcgacggcggcgacctcgGGTGGATCGAGTACCTGCTCCTCTGCCTCACCTCTGCCGGGACCGTGCCGGCCGCTTCGTTCCCGTTCTCGACATTGCCGTGCGCGgctgcggccgccgccgccgcgtcgttgtCCGAGCCCTGTAGCCCCCTACG GGAGCTGCTGGAGGAGTAcgcggcggcggtgcggcgggTGGCGTGTGGGCTGCTGGAGCTGATGGCGGAGGGGCTCGGGATTGAGCCGGCGGACGCGATCTCCCGGCTGGTGGCGGACACGGAGAGCGACAACATGCTCCGGGTGAACCACTACCCGCCGGCGCCGGTGCAGCCGGGGAGCCTGCTGACGGGGTTCGGCGAGCACACGGACCCGCAGATCATTTCCGTGCTCCGCTCCAACGGCACCACTGGGCTCGAGATCGCCGGGCACGACGGTGCCTGGGCCTCCGTGCCACCCGACGCCGAGTCCTTCTTCATCAACGTCGGCGACGCCCTCCAG GTGTTGACGAACGGGAGGTTCAGGAGCGTGAAGCACAGAGTGGTGGTGAGCAGCGAGAGGTCCAGGGTGTCCATGATCTTCTTGGGCGGCCCGCCGCCCGGCGCAAGGCTGGCGCCGCTGCCGCAGCTGCTgggggacggcggcggccggagccggTACAGGGAGTTCACCTGGAAGGAGTACAAGAGCAGCAGCCACAGGGGCAGGCTCGTCGACGACCGCCTCCGCCCCTTCGAGAACTAG